In a single window of the Aquicella siphonis genome:
- a CDS encoding replication initiation protein has protein sequence MKKSTQKILIQNLFLASSTPLTLADRRLYNYLLHNAFHHFLKQDSFKILLTELIGVYGAGLPPLERLKESFRRLIRTLIEYEVDGKWNITSLLEKAELDEKLEQVTYSYPVECKMLFKDPIILEKSLIQAHFTQKYSNLLYEILATAHYAKKSTLSLEITDLRSRLHIHEGKLTNFSDLDRFALVPAIKEINSYASFAVKYFTKRKGMKVTDVIFEMTSKRDISNTENVIPPKRPRLFIDNPDMERAYAYLLNAETDERRKFFDLARKTAEKKNKRITEEEFDRPDLWFKWVERQLLTKTKD, from the coding sequence ATGAAAAAATCTACACAAAAGATATTGATTCAAAATCTTTTTCTTGCAAGCTCAACCCCGCTTACTCTCGCGGACAGAAGGTTATATAACTATTTGCTGCATAATGCATTCCATCATTTTTTAAAACAAGACAGTTTTAAGATTTTACTGACTGAATTGATAGGAGTATATGGCGCAGGGCTGCCGCCGCTTGAAAGACTAAAGGAGTCGTTTCGAAGGCTGATAAGAACGCTCATTGAATATGAGGTCGATGGGAAATGGAATATTACAAGTTTATTAGAAAAAGCAGAATTAGATGAAAAATTGGAACAGGTTACATATTCTTACCCTGTTGAGTGCAAGATGTTATTCAAGGATCCGATTATCTTGGAGAAGAGCCTTATTCAAGCCCACTTTACTCAAAAATATAGTAATTTATTGTATGAAATATTAGCTACCGCGCATTATGCCAAAAAATCAACATTGTCCCTAGAAATAACCGATTTACGCAGTCGTTTACATATTCACGAAGGCAAACTGACTAACTTTAGTGATCTAGATCGGTTTGCCTTAGTTCCGGCAATCAAGGAAATAAATTCTTACGCAAGCTTTGCTGTGAAATACTTTACTAAGCGTAAGGGAATGAAAGTAACGGATGTCATTTTTGAGATGACCAGCAAGCGCGATATTTCAAACACGGAAAATGTAATCCCTCCCAAACGCCCTCGATTATTTATCGATAATCCAGATATGGAGCGCGCCTATGCTTATCTTTTAAACGCTGAAACCGATGAGCGACGCAAATTTTTTGATTTGGCGCGCAAAACGGCAGAGAAGAAAAATAAAAGGATAACAGAAGAAGAATTTGATAGACCAGATTTATGGTTTAAATGGGTAGAGCGCCAGTTGCTAACAAAAACCAAGGATTGA
- a CDS encoding DEAD/DEAH box helicase yields MSFDSFNLHPCVLNNIHALGYITPTPIQNQSIPPILSGKDVMGLAQTGTGKTAAFALPVVNRLLTGPRSCIRALVVAPTRELAQQINDAFVELCQGTGLRILTLYGGVNIKSQIKALENGVEIIVACPGRLLDHVQQKTINLSRVEMLVLDEADQMLDMGFLPSIRRILNHLPKSRQTLLFSATMAYNIDELAYEVLHNPVRVKIGNITPASSVRQALFPVASHLKSKLLIEILRKTDIESVLVFTRTKHGAKKVAKKLEEAGFRATSLQGNLSQNNRQRAMDGFRDGTIQILVATDIASRGIDVSKISHVINYDMPNTVEAYIHRIGRTGRADKTGEAYTLVTHEDDNEVRNIERVLGNRLEQCNLRDFDYSHA; encoded by the coding sequence ATGAGTTTTGATTCGTTCAATTTACACCCGTGTGTTTTAAACAATATACATGCGTTAGGCTATATCACTCCAACACCCATACAAAACCAAAGCATTCCTCCGATACTTTCAGGCAAGGATGTAATGGGTCTGGCACAAACTGGAACCGGCAAGACAGCTGCTTTTGCATTGCCTGTTGTCAATCGTCTCTTGACGGGGCCACGCTCTTGTATTCGCGCACTTGTTGTTGCGCCTACCCGGGAACTGGCGCAGCAGATCAATGATGCATTTGTTGAATTATGTCAGGGAACAGGGTTGCGTATTTTGACGCTTTATGGCGGTGTTAACATTAAATCGCAAATCAAGGCTCTGGAAAACGGCGTAGAAATTATAGTCGCGTGTCCCGGGCGTTTGTTGGACCATGTGCAACAAAAAACAATTAATCTCTCCAGGGTTGAAATGCTGGTGCTTGATGAGGCTGATCAAATGCTGGATATGGGTTTTTTACCCAGTATACGCAGAATTCTGAATCACTTGCCTAAGTCACGACAAACATTGTTGTTTTCAGCGACGATGGCATACAATATTGATGAGTTGGCATATGAAGTATTACACAATCCAGTCAGGGTGAAAATTGGCAATATCACGCCCGCCTCTTCAGTGAGGCAGGCATTGTTTCCTGTGGCGTCCCATCTCAAATCAAAATTGCTGATTGAGATATTGCGCAAGACAGATATTGAATCTGTACTGGTATTCACGCGTACCAAACATGGTGCCAAAAAAGTGGCGAAAAAACTGGAAGAAGCGGGTTTCCGTGCTACTTCATTGCAGGGAAATTTGTCCCAGAATAATCGGCAGAGAGCGATGGATGGTTTTCGTGACGGGACTATTCAGATACTCGTTGCGACGGATATAGCTTCAAGAGGCATTGATGTGTCAAAGATCTCCCACGTTATCAACTATGATATGCCTAACACTGTAGAAGCCTATATTCATCGTATTGGCCGAACCGGTCGCGCGGATAAAACAGGTGAAGCCTATACGCTTGTAACACATGAAGATGATAACGAGGTGCGCAATATTGAACGTGTGCTTGGTAACCGGTTGGAACAGTGCAATTTGCGAGATTTTGATTACTCGCATGCATGA
- a CDS encoding OmpP1/FadL family transporter produces the protein MERTFMNTYCRAGWICTALALSSPVCASDFNIPFINAAGLGNAYADWATAASDASTTYTNPAGLVNIDRQQLVIAALGLKGHTRFTGSTQTPPFSFPLTISQSGTASSQLSAFFPSFYYAAPINNRLAFGFGVTVPFALGTNYGTDSIVRYAATRSQVLAVDMGPSLGVKVNDKFSFGLGLDAVRLAFKLNNIYGPPLAFTDTVGQNYLSGWGYGWHGGILYQVLPATRVGASFNSMVMMHTTGSSEVFGSFPPGRIKIENNKTNAGLPARAQLSIQQDLNSRWSIMGTAFYTNWRTFEKITMKRVVIPGGNITSVTIPFNYHNTFDYSLGLSYKPSPQWLLRTGVQYMNTPSNDRDRGVADPIGRAIVIGLGLHYQQNLCVGYDIGYGHSFFKQESVDYANALTKAVGHNNTATNVFGAQIAWNLT, from the coding sequence ATGGAAAGGACATTCATGAATACCTATTGCCGCGCTGGCTGGATCTGCACCGCCCTGGCCTTGTCCTCCCCCGTCTGCGCATCCGACTTTAATATTCCATTTATTAACGCCGCCGGTCTGGGCAATGCCTATGCAGACTGGGCGACAGCAGCCAGCGATGCCAGCACGACCTATACCAACCCGGCGGGTTTAGTCAACATTGACCGGCAGCAGTTGGTGATAGCTGCACTGGGCCTGAAAGGACATACCCGTTTCACCGGTTCCACCCAAACCCCGCCGTTTTCATTCCCCTTAACCATCAGCCAGTCAGGAACCGCATCCAGTCAATTAAGCGCTTTTTTTCCTTCTTTTTATTACGCGGCCCCTATCAATAACAGGCTGGCTTTCGGATTTGGCGTAACAGTCCCGTTCGCCTTGGGCACCAATTATGGCACGGATTCCATCGTGCGTTATGCTGCGACCCGTTCACAAGTGCTTGCCGTTGATATGGGCCCCAGCCTGGGCGTAAAAGTGAATGACAAATTCTCGTTTGGACTTGGTCTGGATGCTGTCCGACTGGCATTCAAATTGAACAATATTTATGGGCCGCCGCTCGCGTTTACCGATACAGTGGGACAAAATTATCTGTCGGGCTGGGGATACGGCTGGCATGGCGGGATTTTATACCAGGTACTGCCCGCGACGCGCGTGGGAGCCAGCTTCAATTCCATGGTCATGATGCATACGACAGGATCAAGTGAAGTATTTGGCTCCTTTCCTCCAGGCAGAATCAAGATTGAAAATAACAAGACAAACGCTGGCTTGCCGGCACGGGCGCAATTAAGCATACAGCAAGATCTCAATTCTCGCTGGTCTATCATGGGAACCGCATTTTATACCAATTGGCGCACTTTCGAAAAAATCACCATGAAAAGAGTCGTCATCCCCGGGGGAAATATTACTTCAGTCACGATTCCTTTTAATTACCACAACACCTTTGATTATTCGCTTGGCCTAAGCTACAAGCCTTCACCACAATGGCTGCTGCGCACAGGCGTTCAATATATGAATACGCCGTCAAATGACCGCGACAGAGGCGTAGCGGATCCGATAGGAAGAGCAATCGTGATCGGCCTGGGCTTGCATTATCAACAAAACTTGTGCGTGGGTTATGACATCGGCTACGGTCATTCCTTTTTCAAACAAGAATCCGTGGATTATGCCAACGCTCTTACGAAAGCAGTCGGCCACAACAATACCGCTACCAATGTATTTGGCGCGCAGATTGCATGGAACCTGACCTAG
- a CDS encoding putative bifunctional diguanylate cyclase/phosphodiesterase: MNDILKVGTSSEASRLTSSEADDIEKKIDYEIIKTHHSMLLLGAIANYIGGAFYILLLMHHDDSAEEKNLIVWYLILVITNTINILWALRYHGSVTIDALKKWRKVFLFILAAICLTWSSIGIFFISGSIYYQFTTLTFLLAVLICFSFSSITDFTVAAISIVCLLAPVIVFRTSIGLHNFLTTQHDPFINLGVSGSFLVLGIFMMIACYIGQRMVRKFFRLSFENILLSDKLKMANEFLEQRVKERTIELENSLKLVKYQATHDLLTELPNRRLLVEYVHDAIEKSIKNNNMFAIACVSINEIKKINEALGMTTGEQVLKRISRRFQNIMNDNASAGNKVVTYLPTISRQDVFIVLIHPFDNLNEVIPKVEFLFSLFKDPVIILDQSIHLTASIGVSIYPRDSLDVNELIMHSHAASIIAEQRGGNNVLVYEVGIDTDLARKLKMENQLHNALNNHEFMLKYQPFIDLKTGKICGMEALIRWNNPLLGTVRPDEFIPIAEANGTIIPIGEWVLRTACMQTAKWHSQGYNKLQISVNLSAKQFKERNIIKVISDTLAQTGLDPQYLKLELTESKAFREDVVPIIHEISAMGILLSIDDFGTGYSAFSNLKLFEIDQIKIDKSFIDDIATNKDSKDIVRNTIALGKRMQIKVLAEGVETGKQIEILRKYGCDMIQGYYFSKPLDAEAFTSLLNEHEMIST, translated from the coding sequence ATGAATGATATTTTAAAAGTAGGTACTTCAAGCGAAGCTTCACGCTTAACATCCAGTGAAGCGGATGACATTGAGAAAAAAATAGATTATGAGATCATCAAAACGCACCATAGCATGCTCTTGCTCGGTGCGATAGCCAATTATATCGGCGGTGCGTTTTATATTTTACTTCTTATGCATCATGATGACAGTGCAGAAGAAAAAAACCTGATTGTCTGGTATTTGATTCTGGTGATAACCAACACTATCAATATTCTCTGGGCTCTGCGATATCATGGCAGCGTCACCATTGATGCTCTTAAAAAATGGCGAAAGGTATTTCTGTTTATATTGGCCGCCATCTGTTTGACCTGGAGCAGCATAGGCATATTTTTTATCAGCGGCAGTATTTATTATCAGTTCACAACATTGACATTTCTACTCGCCGTTCTGATTTGCTTCAGTTTTTCATCCATTACAGATTTTACAGTAGCTGCAATTAGCATTGTCTGCCTTCTGGCACCCGTGATCGTCTTTAGAACCTCTATAGGCTTGCATAATTTTCTCACGACGCAACATGATCCCTTTATCAATCTCGGTGTCAGCGGAAGTTTTCTGGTATTGGGAATTTTCATGATGATTGCTTGTTATATAGGGCAGCGCATGGTGAGAAAATTCTTCAGACTCAGTTTTGAAAATATCCTGCTGAGCGACAAATTGAAAATGGCGAATGAATTTCTTGAGCAGCGCGTAAAAGAGCGCACAATCGAGCTGGAGAATTCACTTAAACTGGTGAAATACCAGGCCACGCATGATTTGCTGACGGAGCTCCCCAATAGACGCTTATTGGTTGAATATGTTCATGATGCAATTGAAAAATCCATAAAAAATAATAACATGTTCGCTATTGCCTGCGTCAGCATTAACGAAATCAAAAAAATCAATGAAGCGCTGGGAATGACGACTGGGGAGCAGGTTTTGAAGCGTATATCGCGCCGGTTTCAAAATATCATGAATGACAATGCGAGCGCTGGCAACAAGGTGGTGACTTATTTGCCGACCATCTCGCGGCAGGATGTATTTATCGTTCTGATTCATCCGTTTGATAATTTGAATGAAGTCATCCCAAAAGTGGAATTTCTTTTTTCATTATTTAAAGATCCGGTGATTATTTTAGATCAATCCATACATCTTACTGCCAGTATTGGTGTCAGCATATATCCCAGAGACAGCCTGGATGTGAATGAGCTGATCATGCATTCACACGCGGCATCCATCATTGCAGAGCAGCGCGGCGGAAATAATGTATTAGTCTATGAGGTTGGTATCGACACGGATTTGGCCAGGAAGCTGAAAATGGAAAATCAATTGCATAACGCCCTGAACAATCATGAATTCATGCTGAAATACCAGCCGTTCATCGACTTGAAGACCGGTAAAATATGTGGAATGGAAGCATTGATCCGCTGGAATAATCCCCTGTTGGGAACGGTGCGCCCGGACGAATTTATTCCTATCGCAGAAGCGAATGGAACCATTATTCCCATTGGTGAATGGGTCTTGCGCACGGCGTGCATGCAGACGGCCAAATGGCATTCTCAGGGATATAATAAACTGCAGATTTCTGTCAATCTTTCCGCCAAGCAGTTCAAGGAAAGAAATATTATCAAAGTCATTTCGGACACGCTCGCACAAACCGGGCTTGATCCTCAATATCTCAAGCTGGAATTGACAGAATCAAAAGCATTCAGGGAAGACGTGGTTCCTATTATTCATGAAATATCAGCCATGGGTATTTTGCTCTCCATTGACGATTTCGGCACGGGTTATTCGGCGTTTTCTAACCTCAAACTGTTTGAAATCGATCAAATAAAAATTGATAAATCGTTTATAGATGACATTGCAACAAACAAAGACAGTAAGGATATTGTCAGGAACACGATTGCCCTGGGAAAAAGAATGCAGATAAAGGTATTGGCTGAAGGTGTGGAGACCGGAAAGCAGATTGAAATATTAAGAAAATACGGATGTGACATGATCCAGGGCTATTATTTCAGCAAGCCGCTGGATGCGGAAGCATTCACGAGCTTGCTAAATGAGCATGAGATGATATCCACTTGA
- a CDS encoding cold-shock protein, whose translation MAIREKGTVKWFNSDKGYGFIQRAQGDDIFVHFRSITGEGFRTLEEGQFVTFTVKQGQKGSQAENVSVE comes from the coding sequence ATGGCTATTCGTGAAAAGGGAACCGTCAAGTGGTTCAATAGTGACAAAGGATATGGATTTATACAACGTGCTCAAGGTGACGATATATTCGTGCATTTCCGCTCAATCACAGGAGAAGGATTCCGTACGCTTGAAGAAGGGCAGTTTGTAACATTCACTGTTAAACAAGGTCAAAAAGGATCACAGGCTGAAAACGTATCAGTTGAATAA
- a CDS encoding class I SAM-dependent methyltransferase: MGRMHLFELEDKSWCPRVIRETTTDFLLGIYNVFNIYEPAYEKIVEILDKTGSDTIIDCCSGSGGPIRRLRDHLDKSGKSLVVINLTDKYPNASAFASLQARYPEKIVGHDQSLDASKLPPEMQGMRTFFSSFHHFQPDEAVNILQDAVNNQVPIAIFETTQRHPMDFIRALLSPILILLILPFSRRMTWKKFFFTYLVPVTPWTNCWDYIVSNLRTYSTKEMQGLIKQLHAPGYYFETGKLWSRRARSQVPYLIGYKL, from the coding sequence ATGGGACGTATGCATTTGTTTGAGCTGGAAGATAAATCGTGGTGTCCGCGGGTTATTCGTGAAACAACCACGGATTTTCTGCTGGGGATTTATAATGTTTTTAATATCTATGAGCCGGCTTATGAAAAAATAGTCGAGATACTGGACAAAACGGGTTCTGATACCATCATAGATTGTTGTTCAGGCAGCGGTGGCCCTATCAGGCGCTTGCGTGATCATCTGGATAAATCCGGAAAATCCTTAGTCGTCATTAACCTGACGGATAAATATCCTAATGCAAGCGCTTTTGCCAGTCTTCAGGCGCGATACCCGGAAAAAATTGTTGGGCATGATCAGTCTCTTGACGCAAGCAAACTTCCGCCAGAGATGCAGGGGATGCGGACATTCTTTTCCTCATTCCATCATTTTCAACCGGATGAGGCGGTCAACATACTCCAGGATGCCGTAAATAATCAGGTTCCTATTGCCATATTTGAAACGACTCAAAGACATCCCATGGATTTTATTCGCGCGTTGCTCAGCCCTATTCTGATCTTGCTGATCTTGCCGTTTTCCAGACGCATGACCTGGAAAAAATTCTTTTTTACTTATCTTGTGCCTGTCACACCCTGGACTAACTGCTGGGATTATATTGTTTCAAATCTTCGGACATATTCCACAAAGGAAATGCAAGGTTTGATCAAACAACTGCACGCGCCGGGTTATTACTTTGAAACGGGCAAACTGTGGTCCAGGCGCGCACGCAGCCAGGTACCCTATTTGATCGGCTATAAACTATAA
- the glsA gene encoding glutaminase A, whose protein sequence is MIKKHNVLFFALLIVLISTNGFANWISNPRDIKQALNDVYREYKDKKGGKNADYIPELAKVDPTLFGIAIVTVNGDIQSIGDADVPFAIESISKPFIYALALHDNGEKIVTEKVGLNATGHSFNSVMAIEEKQDHLQNPLVNAGAIQITSLIKGKTSHEKWQRALDFIKKLSDGNPYLGKSVYQSEMATNQHNRGIAELLDSYGMMASDPLDAVDRYTKACSIMITARQLALMGATLANQGVNPQTHQRVISSKEVQDVLSEMVINGLYENSGIWFWTVGIPAKSGVGGGILAVVPGKMAIAVFSPPLDKAGNSVRAQQVIKEISQRWNLHLLGNKNMNRI, encoded by the coding sequence ATGATCAAAAAACATAATGTATTATTTTTTGCATTGTTAATTGTCCTGATTTCAACTAATGGTTTTGCAAACTGGATAAGCAATCCGCGTGACATCAAACAAGCGCTTAATGATGTTTACCGGGAATATAAAGATAAAAAAGGCGGCAAAAACGCAGATTATATCCCTGAACTCGCCAAAGTGGATCCAACTCTGTTTGGAATCGCGATTGTTACAGTGAATGGAGACATCCAATCCATTGGCGATGCTGACGTTCCATTTGCCATAGAATCGATTTCAAAACCTTTTATTTATGCTCTTGCGTTGCATGACAATGGCGAGAAAATTGTCACGGAAAAAGTGGGCCTGAATGCGACAGGCCATAGTTTTAATTCAGTCATGGCTATAGAAGAAAAGCAAGATCATTTACAAAATCCCTTAGTCAATGCAGGCGCAATTCAAATAACAAGTCTTATCAAAGGCAAGACCAGCCATGAAAAATGGCAGCGTGCACTCGATTTTATAAAAAAACTAAGTGATGGCAATCCATATTTAGGCAAGTCTGTGTATCAATCTGAAATGGCAACAAATCAACATAATCGTGGCATTGCTGAGTTACTTGATTCTTACGGAATGATGGCGAGCGATCCGCTCGATGCTGTAGACAGGTATACTAAAGCATGTTCCATTATGATCACTGCCCGTCAGTTGGCTTTAATGGGCGCCACATTGGCAAATCAAGGTGTTAATCCTCAAACACATCAACGAGTCATTTCTTCTAAAGAAGTACAAGATGTCCTTTCTGAAATGGTAATTAATGGATTATATGAAAATAGCGGTATCTGGTTTTGGACGGTTGGAATACCTGCAAAAAGCGGTGTGGGCGGCGGTATATTAGCCGTTGTCCCGGGTAAAATGGCTATTGCGGTTTTCTCGCCGCCGCTGGATAAAGCAGGAAACAGTGTCCGCGCGCAACAAGTTATCAAAGAAATCTCGCAGCGCTGGAATTTACACCTTCTAGGAAACAAAAACATGAACCGTATATAA